A DNA window from Castanea sativa cultivar Marrone di Chiusa Pesio chromosome 7, ASM4071231v1 contains the following coding sequences:
- the LOC142644519 gene encoding uncharacterized protein LOC142644519, whose protein sequence is MKVNYDEAAFRETNEAGLGAVIRDSAGRVITSLAKRIPLPQTMSDVEAAVAKQALLLVKDLRLSSIILKGDSEIVTRALQDIEQSLASFGNLVEESKLLVDSFLSCNVFYVKRKRNSVAHNLTRYAKHVSGLVV, encoded by the coding sequence ATGAAGGTAAACTATGATGAAGCAGCATTTCGAGAAACCAATGAGGCAGGGTTAGGTGCAGTCATTCGAGATAGTGCAGGAAGAGTGATAACATCCCTTGCGAAGCGGATTCCCCTCCCTCAGACGATGTCTGATGTGGAAGCAGCAGTAGCGAAACAAGCTCTACTCCTAGTGAAGGATCTGAGACTTAGCTCTATTATCTTGAAAGGAGATTCAGAGATTGTCACCCGAGCCCTTCAAGATATAGAGCAGTCCCTTGCCTCATTTGGCAACCTTGTGGAGGAATCAAAGCTTCTTGTAGACTCTTTTCTTAGTTGTAATGTCTTTTATGTTAAGCGAAAAAGGAATTCTGTAGCTCATAACCTAACTAGGTATGCAAAACATGTTAGCGGTTTAGTTGTTTGA